From a region of the Microcoleus sp. bin38.metabat.b11b12b14.051 genome:
- a CDS encoding ABC transporter ATP-binding protein encodes MHAVELLDISKVFKSARSQDFLAVDNINLQIKEREFFSLLGPSGCGKTTTLRMIAGFETPTAGEIYIQGEPMQNRPPFHRPVNTVFQNYALFPHMTVAQNAAFGLEMENLRPPTIRDRVARALALVQLTDVEKRYPRQLSGGQQQRVALARALVKEPSVLLLDEPLGALDLKLRKEMQLELKKMQRQLGITFIYVTHDQEEALTMSDRIAVMDGGKLQQVGTPVDIYEYPKTQFVADFIGESNFLTGRVVEKQEGKIIVLVDQQLPVLVATSENLPAGKVVTLVLRPEKAAIYPANYQAENIWPGVVEEAIYIGTDTRYKVRLTAKSSIALRRQNLHRDDLQRHKVGDSVKVAVPPESICIF; translated from the coding sequence ATGCACGCCGTAGAACTTTTAGACATTTCCAAAGTATTTAAAAGCGCTCGCAGTCAAGATTTCTTGGCTGTAGACAATATCAACCTGCAAATTAAAGAACGCGAATTCTTTTCTTTGCTCGGCCCTTCCGGCTGCGGAAAAACTACAACTTTGCGAATGATCGCTGGTTTTGAAACTCCCACAGCGGGCGAAATTTACATTCAGGGCGAACCGATGCAAAATCGCCCGCCATTTCACCGCCCAGTAAATACGGTATTTCAAAACTATGCTTTATTTCCGCACATGACTGTAGCACAAAATGCTGCATTTGGGTTGGAAATGGAGAATTTGCGCCCGCCAACAATTCGCGATCGCGTGGCGCGAGCTTTAGCATTAGTACAGCTAACAGATGTAGAAAAACGCTATCCCCGCCAACTCTCAGGAGGACAGCAGCAGCGAGTAGCGCTGGCGAGGGCGTTGGTCAAAGAGCCTTCTGTTTTGCTGTTGGACGAGCCCTTAGGAGCGCTGGATTTAAAATTGCGTAAAGAGATGCAATTAGAATTAAAAAAAATGCAGCGCCAATTGGGAATTACATTTATTTATGTGACTCACGACCAAGAAGAAGCTCTCACAATGTCGGATAGAATTGCTGTGATGGATGGAGGAAAACTGCAACAAGTCGGGACGCCTGTGGATATTTATGAATATCCTAAAACGCAGTTCGTTGCTGATTTTATTGGGGAGAGCAATTTCTTGACCGGGCGAGTAGTAGAAAAGCAAGAGGGTAAAATAATCGTGTTGGTTGACCAGCAGTTGCCCGTGTTAGTTGCGACATCAGAAAATTTGCCCGCTGGGAAAGTTGTTACTCTGGTGTTGCGGCCGGAAAAAGCTGCTATTTACCCGGCTAATTATCAGGCTGAAAATATCTGGCCCGGAGTAGTAGAAGAGGCGATTTATATTGGTACTGACACGCGTTATAAGGTGCGCCTGACTGCCAAAAGCTCGATCGCCCTTCGCCGACAAAACTTGCACAGAGATGACTTGCAGCGGCACAAAGTGGGCGACAGCGTTAAAGTCGCGGTGCCGCCGGAAAGTATCTGCATTTTTTGA
- a CDS encoding spermidine/putrescine ABC transporter substrate-binding protein, with protein sequence MKRLLTFLLLFVMSATVVFGCSRTGGNQQVLSIYNYATYIAPEAIAQFEKENNVKIQYDTFENSDALYAKIQQGNPGYDVIFPADYMVRIMAADNILEPLDIAKIPNKTNLDPRWMNQTFDPENKYSLPYQWGTMGIGYNIKATKGDINSWGAMFDPKYTGKIAWQDDARYTFAAVLMYLGFDPNTTNPAEINKARDLLIKNKNIIAAFVPDTGQTLLDQGEVNLTMEWSGDISQVMKENPNLRYAIPKEGTIVFSDNMAIPKGAPHKELAEKFINFILKPEVGATISNFTHYGSPNKAAIDKGLIDPKDLKNPQIYPPTEIFAKMKFLQDVGKATALYDRAATEVKAGAGK encoded by the coding sequence ATGAAACGCCTCCTGACTTTCTTACTTTTGTTTGTGATGAGTGCAACGGTGGTTTTCGGATGCAGCCGCACAGGTGGCAACCAGCAAGTCCTCAGCATTTACAATTATGCAACTTATATCGCCCCAGAAGCGATCGCCCAATTCGAGAAAGAGAACAATGTTAAAATTCAATACGATACTTTCGAGAACAGCGACGCACTCTATGCCAAAATACAACAGGGAAATCCTGGTTATGATGTCATATTTCCCGCCGATTACATGGTGAGAATCATGGCAGCCGATAATATACTTGAACCATTAGATATAGCCAAAATTCCTAACAAAACTAATCTCGATCCGAGATGGATGAACCAAACATTTGACCCTGAAAACAAATATTCATTGCCTTATCAGTGGGGAACAATGGGAATTGGCTACAACATCAAAGCAACCAAGGGCGATATTAACAGTTGGGGGGCGATGTTCGATCCAAAATATACGGGAAAAATAGCATGGCAAGATGATGCTAGATATACTTTTGCAGCCGTTTTAATGTATTTAGGATTTGACCCAAATACAACTAATCCCGCAGAAATTAACAAAGCCCGTGACTTACTGATTAAAAATAAAAATATCATTGCAGCTTTTGTCCCAGATACTGGTCAAACTCTTCTGGATCAAGGAGAAGTAAACCTGACAATGGAATGGAGTGGTGATATTTCTCAGGTAATGAAAGAGAATCCCAATCTCCGTTATGCTATTCCAAAGGAAGGAACAATTGTCTTTTCTGACAACATGGCAATTCCCAAAGGTGCTCCACACAAAGAGTTAGCTGAGAAATTTATCAATTTCATTTTGAAGCCAGAAGTAGGTGCGACAATTTCTAATTTTACCCACTATGGCTCGCCGAATAAAGCAGCAATAGATAAAGGTTTAATTGACCCGAAAGATTTGAAAAATCCCCAAATTTATCCACCGACTGAGATTTTTGCTAAGATGAAATTCTTGCAGGATGTTGGGAAAGCAACCGCATTGTACGATCGAGCTGCGACGGAAGTTAAAGCAGGAGCAGGAAAGTAA
- a CDS encoding ABC transporter permease: MTKIKLDLFVRAIGKQWLWVQAALAFAFLYLPILILIIYSFNASKFNAVWRGFTLDWYGSLFSNAGATIATSSSAGILPALNNSLLIAAISTALATIFGTMLALALERFHFPGRKAVEALLFLPVIMPEITIGISLLVFFTLAFRIVENLTGIRLNLGLPTVIIGHVVFNISFVTITVRARLAELDPQLEQAAFDLGANEWRTFLRITLPLILPAIFSAALLAFTLSLDDFVVTFFTTGVGSMTLPLLVYGMIKFAVTPAINAISTLMLLASLLLVVSSLKVQKS, encoded by the coding sequence ATGACTAAAATAAAACTAGATTTGTTCGTGCGGGCGATCGGCAAACAGTGGCTTTGGGTACAAGCTGCACTAGCCTTTGCCTTTCTTTACTTGCCAATTCTCATCTTAATTATTTACTCCTTCAACGCTTCCAAATTTAACGCAGTTTGGCGCGGTTTTACTCTCGATTGGTACGGTAGCTTGTTTAGCAATGCAGGCGCGACGATTGCTACCAGCAGCAGCGCCGGAATTTTGCCAGCACTCAACAACAGTTTGCTAATTGCAGCGATTTCGACGGCTTTAGCAACAATTTTCGGTACCATGCTCGCCCTAGCGCTGGAACGCTTTCATTTTCCGGGGCGCAAAGCAGTAGAAGCTTTACTGTTTTTGCCGGTGATTATGCCCGAAATTACGATCGGCATTTCACTGCTAGTTTTCTTTACCCTGGCATTTCGGATCGTAGAAAATCTCACGGGAATCCGCCTCAATCTTGGCTTACCCACAGTAATTATCGGTCATGTTGTCTTTAATATTTCCTTTGTAACGATTACTGTTAGGGCGCGTTTAGCGGAACTCGATCCTCAATTAGAACAAGCAGCCTTTGACTTGGGCGCTAACGAATGGCGGACTTTTTTGCGGATTACTCTCCCTCTAATTTTGCCCGCTATTTTCAGCGCGGCACTGCTGGCTTTTACTCTGTCGCTGGACGATTTTGTCGTGACATTCTTTACCACCGGCGTTGGTTCCATGACACTGCCGCTATTGGTTTATGGCATGATAAAATTTGCAGTCACGCCAGCAATTAATGCCATCTCAACTTTGATGTTGCTAGCTTCTTTATTGCTGGTTGTATCATCGCTAAAAGTTCAGAAAAGTTGA
- a CDS encoding ABC transporter permease, whose amino-acid sequence MKSLFPDRKSQIANRKLYNLLLLLFPASAWLIVFFILPVLIVLLYSFLERGTYGGITWVFTLSNYQRLFNGVFLGVIGRSLFLAFLTTAACLLVGYPLAFFIATRPPRWRNALLLLIIIPFWTNFLVRTYAWMLLLRSEGVVNTALQSLHIISEPLNLLFTPFAVAIGLIYGYLPFMVLPLYSSIERFNFSLVEAAQDLGANDIRTFWRVFLPLTTRGIVAGSILVFVPAVGAFITPDILGGSKTIMVGNLIQNQFMKSRDWPFGSALSMLLTAIILIPVLIYFRVSDETQ is encoded by the coding sequence ATGAAATCGCTCTTTCCCGATCGCAAATCGCAAATCGCAAATCGCAAATTATATAACCTGTTGCTGCTATTATTTCCTGCGAGTGCATGGCTGATCGTTTTCTTCATTCTGCCGGTGCTAATTGTACTGTTGTACAGTTTCTTAGAACGCGGTACTTACGGCGGTATTACTTGGGTATTTACTCTCAGCAACTACCAGCGCTTGTTTAACGGGGTTTTCTTAGGGGTAATTGGGCGATCGCTCTTTTTAGCTTTTTTGACAACCGCCGCTTGTTTGTTAGTCGGCTATCCCCTCGCATTTTTCATCGCCACCCGTCCCCCCCGCTGGCGAAATGCCTTGCTGTTGCTGATAATTATTCCATTTTGGACTAATTTTTTGGTGAGAACCTACGCCTGGATGCTGCTGCTGCGGAGCGAAGGAGTGGTTAACACAGCCCTGCAAAGCCTGCATATAATTAGCGAACCGTTAAACTTGCTGTTTACGCCTTTCGCTGTGGCGATCGGTTTAATTTACGGCTATTTACCTTTTATGGTTCTGCCTTTATATTCTAGCATAGAACGCTTCAATTTTTCATTAGTTGAAGCAGCTCAAGATTTAGGAGCAAATGATATTCGCACTTTTTGGCGCGTGTTTTTACCGCTGACAACTCGCGGCATTGTTGCTGGCTCAATTTTGGTTTTCGTTCCCGCAGTGGGAGCTTTCATTACACCGGATATATTGGGCGGCTCGAAAACAATTATGGTGGGAAATTTGATTCAAAATCAGTTTATGAAATCTCGCGATTGGCCTTTTGGTTCGGCGCTTTCCATGCTGTTGACTGCAATTATCTTGATTCCTGTTTTAATTTATTTTCGCGTGTCTGACGAAACTCAATAA
- a CDS encoding OmpA family protein, which yields MRNLSDLDNAPETEEEEDSSVLLSIGDLMSGLLMLFALLFITVQIQLSEKAKMLDAKILQVEKLRQELQQYQKAFEGLPQIIVNALEGKVGDKDIFTVDPGTGDVSIRDRILFDNNSSVLKPEGKKFLQAFIPIYSQVLFANQQFEKQIARVVIEGHTSSNGSDSKNLDLSLRRALAVSNYMFSDEVNFPKKAQLQQKVLVSGRGELDANPTQNAAGDRKVVFRFQFRRENLNVDVNGQLPSPPVKTPNSTPK from the coding sequence ATGAGAAATTTATCCGATTTAGACAACGCACCAGAAACAGAAGAAGAGGAAGATTCCAGCGTACTGCTATCCATCGGTGATTTAATGTCCGGCTTGCTGATGTTGTTCGCCCTCCTGTTCATCACCGTGCAGATTCAACTCAGCGAAAAGGCGAAAATGCTCGATGCAAAAATCCTTCAGGTGGAAAAACTGCGACAGGAATTGCAGCAATATCAAAAGGCATTTGAAGGACTACCCCAGATTATTGTCAATGCTTTAGAGGGAAAAGTTGGAGACAAAGATATTTTTACGGTTGACCCCGGAACCGGAGATGTCAGCATTCGCGATCGCATTTTGTTTGATAATAACAGTTCCGTCCTCAAACCCGAAGGCAAAAAGTTTCTCCAAGCCTTCATTCCCATTTACAGTCAAGTGCTTTTTGCTAACCAACAGTTTGAAAAACAAATTGCTCGCGTTGTCATCGAAGGACATACCAGTTCCAACGGTTCCGATTCCAAAAATCTGGATCTGAGTTTACGCAGGGCTTTAGCTGTTTCTAATTATATGTTTTCCGATGAGGTGAATTTTCCTAAAAAAGCCCAATTGCAGCAGAAAGTATTAGTTTCGGGACGGGGAGAATTAGATGCAAATCCGACTCAAAATGCAGCGGGCGATCGCAAAGTGGTTTTCCGCTTCCAATTCCGCCGCGAAAACTTGAATGTTGACGTAAACGGCCAATTACCCTCGCCCCCAGTCAAAACCCCGAATTCTACCCCTAAATAA
- a CDS encoding transposase, protein MYEYRTLTPQQRAELVRQRLAKGYPPHRPPHLIRDRTFYLLTGTCYQHKYYMVDQSRRQQLLDRLFEAFVTKGIEILAWVVLPNHYHLLVQVANFNHLSKLFHAVHGSISRQWNLEDGATGGRTVWYSYSDRAIRSERHYYTTLNYIHNNPVKHLWVKSPYDYAQSSIHWYLKYYGREWLRHLWNEYPVKDYGRAWDDI, encoded by the coding sequence ATGTACGAGTACCGGACGCTGACACCACAACAACGTGCTGAATTAGTTCGACAACGCTTAGCCAAAGGCTACCCACCCCACAGACCACCACATCTAATACGCGATCGCACTTTTTACCTGCTGACAGGCACCTGTTACCAACATAAGTATTACATGGTAGATCAATCTCGCCGCCAGCAACTCCTAGATCGGCTATTTGAAGCATTTGTAACTAAAGGTATAGAAATACTCGCCTGGGTTGTATTGCCCAATCACTATCATCTTTTGGTACAGGTTGCGAACTTTAACCATTTAAGTAAATTATTTCATGCAGTTCATGGGTCAATATCTCGTCAATGGAATCTGGAAGATGGAGCTACAGGTGGTCGAACAGTTTGGTATAGTTACAGTGATAGAGCTATTCGTTCCGAACGGCATTACTATACAACACTCAATTATATCCACAACAATCCTGTCAAACACCTATGGGTAAAGTCTCCTTATGATTACGCTCAAAGCAGTATTCACTGGTATTTGAAATATTATGGACGGGAATGGCTGCGTCATTTGTGGAATGAATATCCAGTTAAAGACTATGGTCGCGCTTGGGATGATATTTAG
- a CDS encoding FAD-dependent oxidoreductase — MSAESPTPKIVIVGAGWAGLGATYHLAQQGYDVTLLEAGPQPGGLVAGWKTAGGRSVEAGIHGFWYPYKNIFSLVKQLGLDPFTPWTRSCQYSPAGLEVESPIFQDEPRLPTPLGTFLYTRFKRLPLVDRLSALPLLYAVLDFDNSDEAWRRYDSVTARELFKQFGVSARLYRDAFEPMLLVGLFAPGEQCSAAAALGMLYYFILAHQPDFDVVWCRGTVGEKIFRPWVERLEQIGAKVLTKRRVTDVIVDSNNRATGVVCGDETFEADAVIFAVGVTGMQKIISSSPALQRRPEFRDVMNLGAVDVLAVRLWFDRKIDIPLPSNACFGFSSTTGWTFFDLNALHDEFRDEPGTVIEADFYHANQLITLKDEEIVSLVQRDLATCIPAFREAKVIDSSAIRLSRAVTHFAPGSYQYLLPAVTSYDNVLMSGDWVVTRHGSWSQEKAYVTGLEAANLVVSRFGIGKKAEIIPVEADEPHIQIGRQINQFARSLTKAVIPDFWLP; from the coding sequence ATGTCAGCAGAATCACCAACCCCAAAAATAGTCATAGTCGGTGCCGGATGGGCCGGTTTAGGCGCCACCTATCACCTAGCCCAGCAAGGCTATGACGTAACTTTATTAGAAGCAGGCCCTCAGCCGGGAGGCTTAGTTGCGGGGTGGAAAACCGCAGGCGGGCGTTCCGTAGAAGCAGGCATTCACGGCTTCTGGTATCCTTACAAGAATATCTTTTCATTAGTCAAGCAATTAGGACTAGACCCCTTCACACCTTGGACTCGTTCTTGTCAGTATTCCCCCGCCGGGTTGGAAGTAGAATCGCCCATTTTTCAGGACGAGCCGCGACTTCCCACACCGTTAGGAACCTTCCTCTACACCAGATTTAAAAGACTGCCATTAGTCGATCGCCTTTCAGCCTTACCTTTACTCTACGCCGTCCTAGATTTCGACAACTCGGACGAAGCTTGGCGCAGGTACGATAGCGTCACCGCCCGCGAATTGTTCAAACAGTTTGGCGTATCAGCGAGGCTGTACCGCGATGCTTTTGAACCGATGTTATTAGTAGGTTTATTTGCACCCGGAGAACAGTGTTCGGCGGCCGCAGCTTTGGGAATGCTTTATTATTTCATTTTAGCACACCAACCAGATTTTGATGTAGTTTGGTGTCGCGGCACAGTCGGAGAAAAAATATTTCGCCCGTGGGTGGAACGACTGGAACAAATCGGCGCCAAAGTATTGACAAAGCGGCGAGTTACTGATGTAATAGTTGACAGCAACAACCGAGCGACGGGCGTTGTGTGTGGCGACGAAACCTTCGAGGCAGATGCAGTTATTTTTGCAGTTGGTGTCACGGGAATGCAAAAAATTATCAGCAGCAGTCCAGCTTTGCAACGCCGCCCAGAGTTTCGGGACGTGATGAATTTGGGCGCTGTTGACGTGTTGGCTGTTCGCCTATGGTTTGACAGAAAAATTGATATTCCGTTGCCTTCTAATGCCTGTTTTGGATTTAGTTCGACTACCGGATGGACATTTTTTGATTTGAATGCTTTGCACGACGAGTTTCGAGACGAACCGGGAACAGTTATCGAAGCTGATTTTTATCACGCCAATCAATTAATTACCCTGAAAGATGAGGAAATAGTTTCCCTAGTTCAGCGGGATTTAGCGACTTGCATTCCGGCTTTTCGGGAGGCTAAAGTAATTGACAGCAGCGCGATTCGTTTGTCGCGGGCGGTGACACATTTTGCACCGGGAAGTTATCAGTATTTGTTGCCTGCGGTCACAAGTTATGATAATGTATTGATGAGCGGTGATTGGGTTGTAACTCGTCACGGTTCTTGGTCGCAGGAAAAGGCTTATGTTACTGGTTTGGAGGCTGCTAATTTGGTAGTTTCGCGTTTCGGAATCGGGAAAAAAGCCGAAATTATTCCGGTGGAAGCTGACGAGCCGCACATTCAAATCGGGAGACAGATTAATCAGTTTGCTCGCAGTTTGACTAAAGCTGTTATTCCCGATTTTTGGCTGCCATAA
- a CDS encoding peptide chain release factor 1, producing MSNFLRRLKLLPWREMLQIAALVNSIVIGLELFLAWGFTQSRVIRNILTLLYSPYLGILIPVATAVGMGALAVYFLEYWQQQFLLNRTNLWVLVLCVLLGLVLKSFLPIPALLASLSEAALIGVTVGVFWKGRPYWRR from the coding sequence ATGAGCAATTTTCTGCGCCGCTTAAAACTTTTACCTTGGCGAGAAATGCTGCAAATTGCCGCCCTCGTCAACTCCATCGTGATTGGACTGGAGCTATTTTTAGCCTGGGGTTTCACGCAATCGCGGGTAATCCGCAACATCCTGACACTTCTCTACAGCCCCTACCTGGGGATATTGATACCTGTCGCCACAGCAGTGGGAATGGGAGCTTTAGCAGTGTACTTTTTGGAATATTGGCAGCAGCAATTTTTGCTCAACCGGACTAATTTGTGGGTTTTAGTTTTGTGTGTACTCTTGGGTTTGGTGTTAAAGTCATTTTTACCCATACCTGCTTTGTTAGCAAGTTTATCGGAAGCTGCACTAATTGGAGTTACGGTGGGAGTTTTTTGGAAGGGCCGACCTTATTGGCGGCGATAG
- a CDS encoding response regulator: MSILPWEESVILIVDDNPNNLAVLFDFLTASGFKVLVARTGESALKKAEYSLPDLILLDVLMPGIDGFETCRLLKAGDLTKEIPVIFMTALDETEDKVKGFSLGAVDYVTKPIQNEEVLARVKAHLSIRRLTQKLQQQNVQMQQEIVDRQLAQTNLEEMAAELEKRVESRTVELFQANQQLQEEVKEKQQTQENLQKSMHELQQAQSLLIQSEKMSALGQMVAGIAHEINNPVNFICGNLNYVRDYTEDILKVLDLYQQHYPKPAPEITSTAEAVELEFIKDDLLKMLDSMRVGGDRVRDIILSLRYFSRQEGREMQPINLHEGIDSTLMILQNRLKFKANRPGIEVIKEYDPDLKDIECCGGELNQVFMNILANAIDAIEESSSEKTFEEIQSRPHRIRICTKVSNANTASIKIYDSGPGISEELCDRIFDPFFTTKPAGKGTGIGLSISWHIVTEKHGGSLRCCSTPGQGTEFAIELPISQKMREMAVSGSQIGSR, encoded by the coding sequence ATGAGCATCTTACCTTGGGAAGAGAGTGTTATTTTAATCGTTGATGACAACCCGAATAATTTGGCAGTGCTGTTTGATTTTTTGACAGCATCCGGCTTTAAAGTGTTGGTGGCGCGGACGGGGGAGAGCGCTCTCAAAAAAGCTGAATACTCCCTGCCGGATTTGATATTGTTGGACGTACTGATGCCAGGGATTGACGGGTTTGAAACTTGTCGGCTTTTGAAGGCTGGCGATTTGACAAAGGAGATTCCGGTGATTTTTATGACGGCGCTGGATGAGACAGAAGATAAGGTGAAAGGATTTAGTTTGGGCGCTGTTGATTACGTTACTAAGCCGATTCAAAATGAAGAAGTTTTAGCTCGCGTTAAAGCGCATCTGAGCATCCGCAGGCTGACTCAAAAACTTCAGCAGCAAAATGTCCAGATGCAGCAGGAAATTGTCGATCGCCAACTCGCTCAAACTAACCTGGAAGAAATGGCGGCTGAGTTGGAAAAACGAGTAGAATCGCGCACTGTGGAACTTTTTCAAGCTAACCAGCAGTTACAGGAAGAGGTTAAGGAGAAGCAGCAAACACAGGAGAATTTGCAGAAGTCAATGCACGAACTTCAGCAGGCTCAATCGCTGTTAATTCAGAGCGAAAAAATGTCGGCTTTGGGGCAAATGGTGGCGGGGATTGCTCACGAAATTAACAATCCGGTAAATTTTATCTGCGGCAATCTCAATTACGTTCGCGATTATACTGAAGATATTCTCAAGGTGCTCGATCTTTACCAGCAACACTATCCCAAACCCGCACCCGAAATAACATCAACAGCAGAAGCGGTGGAGCTAGAATTTATCAAGGATGATTTGCTGAAAATGCTAGACTCGATGCGGGTAGGTGGCGATCGCGTTCGGGATATCATCTTGTCTCTGCGGTATTTTTCGCGGCAAGAAGGCCGGGAAATGCAGCCGATTAATCTTCATGAAGGTATTGACAGCACGCTGATGATTTTGCAAAATCGGCTGAAATTTAAGGCGAACCGTCCCGGGATTGAGGTGATTAAAGAGTACGATCCCGATTTAAAAGATATAGAGTGCTGCGGCGGCGAGCTCAATCAGGTATTTATGAATATTTTAGCTAATGCGATCGATGCGATAGAAGAATCCAGCAGTGAAAAAACTTTCGAGGAAATTCAATCCAGGCCCCACCGGATTCGGATTTGTACGAAAGTCAGCAACGCCAACACCGCAAGTATTAAAATTTATGACAGCGGGCCGGGAATCAGCGAGGAATTGTGCGATCGTATTTTTGACCCGTTTTTTACCACAAAGCCTGCGGGAAAAGGTACGGGAATCGGCCTGTCAATTAGCTGGCACATTGTCACAGAAAAGCACGGCGGGAGTTTGCGGTGTTGTTCGACACCGGGCCAAGGAACCGAATTTGCGATCGAACTTCCCATTTCCCAAAAAATGCGAGAAATGGCAGTCTCCGGTTCCCAAATAGGAAGCCGCTAA